A single Roseinatronobacter monicus DNA region contains:
- a CDS encoding RNA methyltransferase, which yields MTPLDDQLFDAPTPFMVLVRPQMGENIGAAARAMLNFGCARMRLVAPRDGWPNPKASAMSSGAYKVLDRAGVFDDLSAAIGDCDYVYATTARGRELTKPVLTPERAMIEARAMAAAGKRVAVLFGPERAGLENEDVARANAIITVPVNPAFYSLNLAQCVLLIAYEHARLGLESPAEVMAMAGTDFATSIEREKLGDHFEERLQSAGFFFPPDKAEHMKLNLRNMWARLALTRADVQSLHGMLRKLVGARGQR from the coding sequence ATGACCCCGCTTGATGATCAGTTGTTCGATGCACCAACCCCGTTCATGGTTCTGGTGCGCCCCCAGATGGGCGAGAATATCGGTGCCGCCGCGCGCGCGATGCTGAATTTCGGCTGTGCCCGTATGCGGTTGGTTGCCCCGCGCGACGGCTGGCCCAATCCGAAAGCCTCGGCCATGTCCTCGGGGGCGTATAAAGTGCTGGACCGTGCAGGGGTGTTTGACGATCTGTCCGCCGCGATTGGCGATTGCGACTATGTGTATGCCACCACGGCGCGGGGGCGCGAATTGACCAAGCCCGTGCTGACGCCCGAACGCGCCATGATCGAGGCCCGCGCCATGGCCGCAGCGGGCAAGCGCGTGGCGGTCTTGTTCGGCCCGGAACGCGCGGGACTGGAAAACGAAGATGTGGCCCGCGCCAATGCAATAATCACAGTGCCGGTGAACCCTGCCTTTTATTCACTTAATCTGGCGCAATGTGTGTTGTTGATTGCCTATGAACATGCTCGGCTCGGGCTGGAATCCCCGGCCGAGGTTATGGCGATGGCCGGCACGGATTTCGCCACATCCATCGAGCGCGAGAAACTTGGTGACCATTTCGAAGAGCGGCTTCAATCCGCCGGGTTTTTCTTTCCGCCCGACAAGGCCGAGCATATGAAACTGAACCTGCGCAACATGTGGGCGCGGCTGGCATTGACGCGCGCGGATGTACAAAGTCTGCATGGTATGTTGCGCAAACTTGTGGGCGCGCGCGGGCAGCGCTAG
- a CDS encoding IS630 family transposase (programmed frameshift): MTRGCKPKYVVRLTTEEREHLEGMIRTGRQAAYRLLKARILLKADVSSDGPGWEDARIAEALETSLSTVFRTRRQLVEEGLEATLARKVPASLSQPRIFDGQAEAKLIALACSEPPEEYTHWTLRLLEKRVVELGIVEQASDTTIQRTLKKNALKPHRNRYWVIPPKANAGFVAAMENVLDVYTRPHDQNRPLVCLDETSKQLTRETRTPIPMQPGREARHDYEYERAGVASLFMLFAPLEGWRHVEIRDRRTAIDYAHILRDLADLHFPYAEKIDLVQDNLNTHNPASLYEAFPPAQARRIAQRFEWHYTPKHGSWLNIAECELSVLARQCLARRIPDKTMLKAEVDAWTTNRNSQRAKTNWQFTTQDARTKLIRLYPQIE, encoded by the exons ATGACAAGAGGGTGCAAGCCGAAGTATGTAGTTCGACTGACGACAGAGGAGCGTGAACACCTTGAAGGGATGATCAGAACGGGTCGGCAAGCCGCCTACAGACTGCTGAAGGCGCGGATTTTGCTGAAGGCGGATGTGTCCTCTGATGGCCCGGGATGGGAAGATGCGCGCATTGCCGAGGCATTAGAGACCAGTCTCTCGACTGTTTTCCGCACCCGGCGCCAACTTGTGGAGGAAGGGCTTGAGGCGACTTTAGCGCGCAAAGTTCCAGCGTCGCTTTCACAACCTCGGATCTTCGATGGGCAAGCCGAGGCCAAGCTGATCGCGCTTGCCTGTTCCGAACCACCCGAAGAATATACGCACTGGACACTCAGGTTGTTGGAAAAGCGGGTTGTCGAACTGGGCATTGTTGAGCAGGCCAGTGATACCACAATCCAACGCACGCTTA AAAAAAACGCGCTCAAACCGCACCGGAACCGGTACTGGGTAATCCCACCCAAAGCCAACGCTGGTTTCGTGGCGGCCATGGAGAATGTGCTGGACGTCTACACCCGTCCACACGATCAAAACCGTCCGCTGGTTTGTCTGGACGAGACCAGCAAACAATTGACCCGTGAGACCCGCACACCCATTCCCATGCAGCCAGGGCGCGAGGCGCGCCATGACTACGAATATGAACGCGCAGGTGTCGCCAGCCTGTTCATGTTATTCGCTCCTCTGGAGGGCTGGCGCCACGTCGAGATACGCGATCGACGCACTGCCATCGATTATGCCCATATCCTGCGCGATCTGGCTGATCTCCACTTTCCCTATGCCGAAAAGATCGATCTCGTGCAGGATAATCTGAACACCCACAACCCTGCATCGCTGTACGAGGCTTTCCCGCCTGCCCAAGCGCGCCGCATCGCACAACGGTTCGAATGGCACTACACGCCAAAACATGGGTCTTGGCTCAACATCGCTGAATGTGAACTCAGCGTCCTCGCTCGCCAATGTCTGGCCCGGCGCATCCCGGACAAAACTATGCTGAAGGCCGAAGTCGATGCATGGACAACAAATCGCAACTCCCAACGCGCCAAAACCAACTGGCAGTTCACAACTCAAGACGCGCGCACAAAGCTTATCCGGCTTTATCCGCAAATCGAGTGA
- the ctaA gene encoding heme A synthase: MARKRAIFEDVSEAKTARTAPQTGGIDRHPKGARGAIRLWLLSLFALVCVMIVVGGMTRLTDSGLSITEWRPVTGAIPPLSAEMWQEEFDKYRQIDQYQLLNRGMTMEEFKVIYWWEWGHRQLGRVIGLVWGVGFLFFWLTKRIPTGWTPRLLALGALGGVQGAIGWWMVASGLNEGMTAVASYRLAVHLGLAFVILGMIAWYSFLLNRPEAELIAARRAREGKLFSMSTGLMHFAFLQIILGALVAGIDAGRGYTDWPLMNGVFIPPELLAMQPLWTNFFENPATTQFIHRKAGYLLAIFALVVWLRGRKSSHSATRTAFHVMFAVMAAQIVLGVVTVLHGAPWQLGIAHQATAVLLWVVIIRARHLAQFPRFDNLRGQGVKT, from the coding sequence ATGGCCCGGAAACGCGCGATTTTTGAAGATGTGAGCGAGGCGAAGACCGCCCGCACCGCCCCTCAGACCGGCGGCATAGACCGGCACCCAAAGGGCGCGCGCGGGGCTATCAGGCTTTGGCTGCTGTCACTGTTCGCGCTGGTCTGTGTGATGATCGTGGTGGGCGGTATGACCCGGCTGACCGATAGCGGCTTGTCGATCACCGAATGGCGGCCTGTGACCGGGGCCATTCCCCCGCTGAGTGCCGAGATGTGGCAAGAGGAATTCGACAAATACCGTCAGATCGACCAATACCAGTTGCTCAACCGTGGCATGACGATGGAGGAATTCAAGGTCATCTATTGGTGGGAATGGGGGCACCGCCAGCTTGGCCGCGTGATCGGGCTGGTCTGGGGCGTGGGCTTTTTGTTCTTCTGGCTGACCAAGCGCATTCCCACAGGCTGGACGCCGCGCTTGCTGGCGCTTGGCGCGCTGGGCGGCGTGCAAGGGGCGATTGGCTGGTGGATGGTTGCCTCTGGCCTGAATGAGGGGATGACGGCTGTCGCCTCTTACCGGCTGGCGGTGCATTTGGGGCTGGCCTTTGTGATACTGGGGATGATCGCGTGGTACAGTTTCCTTCTGAACCGCCCCGAGGCAGAGTTGATCGCGGCACGCCGTGCGCGCGAAGGCAAATTATTTTCCATGTCCACAGGGCTGATGCATTTTGCATTTCTGCAAATCATCCTTGGCGCATTGGTCGCGGGCATTGACGCGGGTCGCGGCTATACGGATTGGCCGTTGATGAATGGTGTCTTTATCCCGCCAGAACTGCTGGCGATGCAGCCGCTATGGACGAATTTCTTTGAAAATCCCGCCACGACGCAATTCATCCACCGCAAGGCCGGGTATCTGCTGGCGATCTTTGCGCTTGTTGTCTGGCTGCGGGGCCGCAAATCCAGCCATTCCGCCACGCGCACAGCGTTTCATGTCATGTTTGCGGTGATGGCCGCGCAGATCGTCTTGGGGGTCGTGACGGTGCTGCATGGCGCGCCATGGCAATTGGGCATTGCGCATCAGGCAACGGCGGTGTTGCTGTGGGTTGTCATCATTCGCGCCCGCCATCTGGCGCAATTCCCGCGCTTTGACAATTTGCGCGGGCAAGGGGTAAAAACATGA
- a CDS encoding carboxypeptidase M32, whose protein sequence is MTAYQDLMAFARQTEALAQISGRLGWDQQTMMPRGANAQRSDEMAALEDVLHARRTDPRLGDWLEQAQAPDEVGAANLRELRRDYARNTKVPARLASELARVTPLAQTAWEEARLAGDVAAFLPWLKQMIALRIEEGQAIAGGGDPYDALMEDYEPETDSDTVAATFARMRPRLVALREAILGADTPPALTGHFAQDGQMRVSRRLAEHFGYDFTRGRIDLAVHPFSSGSGHDVRITTRVALEDPFNCFYSTIHEVGHAAYEQGVDPAHALTPIGRGVSMGVHESQSRIYENQLGRSRAFCGWLHGAMEQEFGPLSITDTDAFYAAVNRVNKGYIRTEADEVQYNLHIMLRFDLERALIRGSLSADDLEEAWNTRFEADFGYPVDKPANGVLQDVHWSVGLFGYFPTYALGNLYAGCLHKTLRADLPDLDTQLAAGDTRAATEWLNTRLQQFGALRGPTETISQACGFTPDEEPLMAYLEAKFTELYRL, encoded by the coding sequence ATGACTGCATATCAAGACCTGATGGCCTTTGCCCGTCAGACCGAAGCTTTGGCGCAGATTTCCGGTCGTTTGGGCTGGGATCAGCAAACCATGATGCCGCGCGGGGCGAATGCGCAGCGCTCTGATGAAATGGCAGCATTGGAAGATGTCTTGCACGCCCGCCGGACGGACCCGCGCCTTGGGGACTGGCTGGAACAGGCACAAGCCCCCGATGAAGTCGGTGCCGCCAATCTGCGCGAATTGCGCCGCGACTATGCCCGCAACACCAAAGTGCCTGCGCGCCTTGCCTCGGAACTGGCGCGCGTGACACCGCTTGCGCAAACCGCATGGGAAGAGGCGCGTCTGGCAGGGGATGTGGCGGCGTTCCTGCCATGGCTGAAACAGATGATCGCCTTGCGCATTGAAGAAGGGCAGGCCATCGCGGGCGGCGGCGACCCCTATGACGCATTGATGGAAGACTATGAACCCGAAACGGATTCCGACACCGTTGCGGCAACCTTCGCCCGTATGCGCCCGCGACTTGTTGCATTGCGCGAGGCGATACTTGGTGCAGACACGCCCCCTGCCTTGACCGGGCATTTTGCGCAAGATGGGCAAATGCGTGTGTCGCGCAGGCTGGCCGAACATTTCGGCTATGATTTCACCCGTGGTCGCATTGATCTGGCTGTCCACCCATTTTCCTCCGGGTCTGGCCACGATGTGCGCATCACCACCCGTGTCGCTCTGGAAGACCCGTTCAATTGCTTTTACTCCACCATCCACGAAGTCGGCCATGCCGCCTATGAACAGGGCGTCGACCCCGCCCATGCCCTGACGCCCATCGGGCGCGGAGTGTCCATGGGTGTGCATGAAAGCCAAAGTCGTATCTATGAAAACCAGTTGGGTCGCTCGCGGGCGTTTTGTGGCTGGTTGCATGGCGCGATGGAGCAGGAATTCGGGCCGCTCTCCATCACCGATACGGACGCGTTCTATGCCGCCGTGAACCGCGTGAACAAAGGCTATATTCGCACCGAGGCTGATGAGGTGCAGTATAACCTGCATATCATGCTGCGCTTCGATCTGGAGCGCGCGCTGATCCGGGGAAGCCTGAGTGCGGATGATCTGGAAGAGGCATGGAACACCCGCTTTGAGGCTGATTTCGGCTATCCTGTCGACAAGCCTGCCAATGGCGTGTTGCAGGATGTTCATTGGTCGGTGGGGCTGTTTGGGTATTTCCCGACCTATGCCTTGGGCAATCTCTATGCGGGGTGCCTGCACAAGACATTGCGCGCCGATCTGCCCGATCTGGATACGCAGTTGGCGGCGGGCGATACCCGTGCTGCGACCGAATGGCTGAACACACGCTTGCAGCAGTTTGGCGCTTTGCGCGGCCCCACCGAGACAATCTCACAGGCTTGCGGATTCACCCCCGATGAAGAGCCCTTGATGGCCTATCTGGAAGCCAAATTCACTGAACTTTACAGGCTGTGA
- a CDS encoding ATP-binding protein, with protein sequence MSRGILHHFLPASFYGRAILILIIPIIVIQIVLSVVFIQRHYERVTAQMTTNILRDIRFLTGRLDASPEPQAVMLSLSDLVEILQIEIRLPSDAAPMPAEDQVARFDLAGKEIIRVLRSELSSFRMADLLRESGTVRLWLDSRHGVVEILLPRRLVTTPNPHQLLVIVFLASGLMTLIAFQFLRLQIRPIRRLGAAAEAYGRGERVALRPSGAREIRAAAHAFMDMRNRIERQRAQQKIMLSGVSHDMRTPLTRMRLILSMMQDDEDRTALETEISDLEARLDGFLDYTRGQVQDEQQLTDPLALVTNLVERYRAAGHSITLAKLPKRPKPIILHPGSMTRALDNLISNALRHASRVVVSVSMQDGWLEYCIDDDGPGILPEDRARACDPFVRLDEARNSDSGGMGLGLAIAAESARDHGGTLVLEDSPDLGGLRAVMRLPARHSL encoded by the coding sequence ATGTCGCGCGGAATCCTTCATCATTTTCTTCCCGCCAGTTTCTACGGGCGCGCAATTCTGATTCTCATCATTCCGATCATCGTGATTCAGATCGTTCTGTCCGTCGTGTTTATCCAGCGCCATTACGAGCGCGTGACAGCACAGATGACGACCAACATTTTGCGCGACATCAGGTTTCTGACCGGACGGCTGGACGCAAGTCCGGAGCCGCAAGCCGTAATGCTGTCCCTGTCGGATCTGGTGGAAATCTTGCAGATCGAAATCCGGCTTCCCTCGGACGCAGCGCCCATGCCTGCCGAGGATCAGGTTGCGCGGTTCGACCTTGCTGGCAAGGAAATCATCCGTGTGCTCAGATCCGAGTTGTCATCCTTTCGCATGGCCGATCTGTTGCGCGAGTCGGGGACTGTGCGGCTTTGGCTGGACAGCCGTCATGGCGTGGTGGAAATTCTGCTGCCGCGCAGGCTGGTGACAACCCCGAACCCGCATCAATTGCTGGTGATTGTCTTTCTGGCCTCTGGACTGATGACCCTGATCGCCTTTCAATTTCTGCGGCTGCAAATTCGGCCTATTCGCAGATTGGGTGCGGCAGCCGAAGCCTATGGCCGGGGGGAACGGGTGGCGCTGCGGCCCTCTGGCGCGCGCGAGATCAGAGCGGCGGCGCATGCGTTCATGGATATGCGCAACCGGATCGAACGCCAGCGCGCGCAGCAAAAAATCATGCTTTCAGGGGTCAGCCATGACATGCGCACACCGCTGACGCGCATGCGCCTGATCCTGTCCATGATGCAAGATGACGAGGATCGCACGGCACTTGAGACCGAAATCTCGGACTTGGAGGCGCGGCTTGACGGGTTTCTGGATTACACGCGCGGGCAAGTGCAGGATGAACAGCAATTAACCGACCCGCTTGCGCTGGTCACTAATCTGGTAGAGCGGTATCGCGCGGCGGGCCATAGCATCACGCTGGCGAAATTGCCCAAGCGGCCAAAGCCAATCATCCTGCATCCGGGCAGCATGACACGGGCGCTTGATAATCTTATCAGCAACGCCTTGCGCCATGCCAGCCGGGTGGTCGTCAGTGTTTCCATGCAGGATGGCTGGCTGGAATATTGCATTGATGATGACGGTCCGGGCATTTTGCCAGAAGACCGCGCGCGGGCATGCGACCCGTTTGTCAGGCTGGACGAGGCGCGCAATTCCGACAGTGGCGGCATGGGCCTTGGACTGGCCATTGCCGCAGAATCCGCGCGCGACCATGGCGGCACGCTGGTGCTGGAGGACAGCCCGGACTTGGGCGGGTTGCGTGCCGTAATGCGGCTACCGGCGCGTCACAGCCTGTAA